A window from Triticum aestivum cultivar Chinese Spring chromosome 6D, IWGSC CS RefSeq v2.1, whole genome shotgun sequence encodes these proteins:
- the LOC123144345 gene encoding 3-ketoacyl-CoA synthase 11, with translation MSMEDSTPPAGAGASAGEGASSPSPSRRLPDFLQSVRLKYVKLGYHYLITHGMYLLLTPLIVLIAVHLSTLSPGDVADLWTHLRFNLLSVIACSTLLVFLSTVYFLTRPRSVYLVDFGCYKPGPERRCSRETFMRCSKLTGNFTEANLDFQRKILERSGLGEDTYIPPALVTVPPNPSMELARQEAQVCMFGAIDNMLAKTGVKPKDIGILVVNCSLFNPTPSLSAMVVNHYKLRGNIVSYNLGGMGCSAGLLSIDLAKDLLQVHPNSYAMVVSTENITLNWYFGNNRSMLVSNCLFRMGCAAILLSNKRSDRRRSKYELVHTVRTHKGADDKCFSCVTQEEDDSGKVGVALSKDLMAVAGDALKTNITTLGPLVLPFSEQLLFMVTLVGKKLFKMKIKPYIPDFKLAFEHFCIHAGGRAVLDEIEKNMDLTDWHMEPSRMTLFRFGNTSSSSLWYELAYSEAKGRIRRRDRIWQIAFGSGFKCNSAVWKALRSVNPAKEQNNPWMDEIDTFPVVVPKVSKVVE, from the coding sequence ATGTCGATGGAGGACAGCACGCCGCCGGCCGGTGCCGGTGCCAGCGCCGGCGAAGgcgcgagctcgccgtcgccgtcgcgtcGGCTGCCGGACTTCCTGCAGTCGGTGCGGCTCAAGTACGTCAAGCTGGGGTACCACTACCTCATCACCCACGGCATGTACCTCCTGCTCACCCCGCTCATCGTGCTCATCGCCGTCCACCTCTCGACGCTCTCTCCGGGCGACGTCGCCGACCTGTGGACGCACCTCCGCTTCAACCTCCTCTCCGTCATCGCCTGCTCCAcgctcctcgtcttcctctccacCGTCTACTTCCTCACCCGCCCGCGCTCCGTCTACCTCGTCGACTTCGGCTGCTACAAGCCCGGCCCGGAGCGCCGGTGCTCGCGTGAAACCTTCATGCGCTGCTCCAAGCTCACCGGCAACTTCACCGAAGCCAACCTCGATTTCCAGCGCAAGATCCTCGAGCGCTCGGGTTTGGGCGAGGACACTTACATCCCTCCCGCCTTGGTCACCGTGCCGCCCAACCCCTCCATGGAATTGGCGCGCCAAGAGGCGCAGGTCTGCATGTTCGGTGCCATCGACAACATGCTCGCCAAGACCGGGGTGAAGCCCAAGGACATTGGGATTCTTGTTGTGAATTGCAGCCTGTTCAACCCAACACCGTCACTGTCCGCCATGGTGGTGAACCATTACAAGCTGAGAGGGAACATAGTCAGCTACAATCTGGGAGGAATGGGGTGCAGTGCCGGGCTCCTGTCCATAGATCTGGCCAAGGATTTGCTCCAGGTGCACCCCAACTCGTATGCAATGGTGGTCAGCACGGAGAACATTACCCTGAATTGGTATTTTGGGAACAACCGGTCGATGCTTGTGTCAAATTGCCTGTTCCGGATGGGCTGCGCTGCGATCCTTCTGTCGAACAAGCGGTCAGACAGGAGGAGGTCCAAGTACGAGCTGGTACACACTGTGAGGACTCACAAGGGTGCAGATGACAAGTGCTTCAGCTGTGTCACCCAGGAGGAGGATGATAGCGGCAAGGTTGGCGTGGCACTATCCAAGGACCTCATGGCGGTGGCTGGGGATGCGCTCAAGACGAACATCACAACGCTTGGCCCGCTTGTGTTACCATTCTCGGAGCAGCTGCTGTTCATGGTCACATTGGTTGGCAAGAAGCTGTTCAAGATGAAGATCAAGCCATACATTCCTGACTTCAAGCTGGCATTCGAGCACTTCTGCATCCACGCTGGTGGGCGCGCTGTGCTTGATGAGATAGAGAAGAACATGGACCTCACCGACTGGCACATGGAGCCGTCCCGGATGACTCTCTTCCGGTTCGGCAACACGTCCAGCAGCTCGCTCTGGTACGAGCTGGCCTACAGCGAGGCCAAGGGGAGGATCAGGAGGCGCGACAGGATCTGGCAGATAGCGTTCGGTTCGGGGTTCAAGTGCAACAGCGCTGTCTGGAAGGCGCTCAGGTCAGTGAACCCTGCGAAGGAGCAGAACAACCCCTGGATGGACGAGATCGACACATTTCCGGTGGTGGTTCCCAAGGTTTCCAAGGTTGTTGAATAG